From Butyricimonas paravirosa, one genomic window encodes:
- the tuf gene encoding elongation factor Tu, which produces MAKEHFDRSKPHVNIGTIGHVDHGKTTLTAAITTVLAKKGLSELRSFDSIDNAPEEKERGITINTSHVEYQTANRHYAHVDCPGHADYVKNMVTGAAQMDGAILVCAATDGPMPQTREHILLARQVNVPRIVVFLNKVDMVDDPEMLELVEMEVRELLSFYQYDGDNTPVILGSALGALNGEAKWEEKVMELMDAVDNWIELPQRAVDKPFLMPVEDVFSITGRGTVATGRIETGIVHTSDELEIIGLGADGKKTVCTGVEMFRKILDEGQAGDNVGLLLRGIDKDEIKRGMVLAKPGSVKPHDKFKAEVYILKKEEGGRHTPFHNRYRPQFYIRTLDVTGEITLPEGREMVMPGDNLTITVELITPVACNVGLRFAIREGGRTVGAGQITEILD; this is translated from the coding sequence ATGGCTAAAGAACATTTTGACAGGTCCAAACCACACGTAAATATTGGTACTATCGGTCACGTTGACCACGGTAAAACTACTTTGACGGCTGCTATCACTACGGTATTGGCAAAAAAAGGTCTTTCTGAATTACGTTCATTCGATTCTATCGATAACGCTCCGGAAGAAAAAGAGAGAGGTATCACCATTAACACTTCTCACGTTGAATACCAGACTGCAAATCGTCACTATGCACACGTTGACTGTCCGGGACACGCCGACTATGTAAAGAACATGGTAACTGGTGCTGCTCAGATGGACGGTGCTATCTTAGTTTGTGCCGCTACTGATGGTCCGATGCCTCAGACTCGTGAGCACATCCTTTTGGCTCGTCAGGTAAACGTTCCGAGAATCGTTGTGTTCTTGAACAAAGTGGATATGGTGGACGACCCGGAAATGTTGGAGTTGGTTGAGATGGAAGTTCGTGAGTTGTTGTCATTCTATCAATATGATGGAGATAATACTCCGGTTATCTTAGGTTCTGCTCTTGGTGCTTTGAACGGAGAAGCAAAATGGGAAGAGAAAGTAATGGAGTTGATGGATGCAGTTGACAACTGGATTGAGTTACCGCAACGTGCCGTTGATAAACCGTTCTTGATGCCTGTTGAGGACGTATTCTCTATCACTGGTCGTGGAACTGTTGCTACCGGTCGTATCGAAACTGGTATCGTTCACACGAGTGATGAGTTGGAAATTATCGGTTTGGGTGCTGATGGTAAGAAAACCGTATGTACCGGAGTTGAGATGTTCCGTAAGATTCTTGACGAAGGTCAGGCTGGTGATAACGTTGGTTTGTTACTTCGTGGTATCGACAAAGACGAGATCAAACGTGGTATGGTATTGGCAAAACCGGGTTCTGTTAAACCGCACGATAAATTCAAAGCTGAGGTTTATATCTTGAAGAAAGAAGAAGGTGGTCGTCACACTCCGTTCCACAACAGATACAGACCTCAATTCTATATCCGTACCTTGGACGTTACCGGTGAAATCACTCTTCCAGAAGGACGTGAGATGGTAATGCCTGGTGATAACTTGACAATCACTGTTGAGTTGATCACTCCGGTTGCTTGTAACGTAGGTTTGCGTTTCGCTATCCGTGAAGGTGGTAGAACTGTAGGTGCTGGTCAGATCACAGAGATCTTAGACTAA
- the hpf gene encoding ribosome hibernation-promoting factor, HPF/YfiA family yields MDIRINPVGFSVNPVLEEFINKKFSKLEKYHDGIMSIDVTLKLEKDDHLENKLTEVHVDVKGQDVFAKKNAKTFEETVDELYDVLKRQLVKAKEKREN; encoded by the coding sequence ATGGACATTAGAATTAATCCTGTAGGTTTTTCAGTAAATCCAGTGCTGGAGGAGTTCATTAATAAGAAATTCTCGAAATTGGAGAAGTATCACGACGGAATTATGAGTATAGATGTTACGTTGAAATTGGAAAAAGACGATCATCTGGAAAATAAGTTGACCGAGGTGCATGTTGATGTCAAAGGGCAAGACGTGTTCGCTAAAAAGAATGCGAAAACTTTTGAAGAAACAGTGGACGAGTTGTACGATGTATTAAAGAGACAACTTGTTAAAGCGAAAGAAAAAAGAGAAAATTAA
- the secE gene encoding preprotein translocase subunit SecE — MKIKSYISDVYNELVNKVTWPTWSELQSSATIVMIASVIIALCIFAMDFSFRHIVTGIYNLFY; from the coding sequence ATGAAGATTAAAAGTTATATATCAGATGTTTATAACGAGCTGGTGAATAAAGTAACTTGGCCCACGTGGTCTGAGCTCCAGAGTAGTGCAACAATTGTGATGATTGCTTCCGTTATCATAGCGTTGTGCATTTTTGCAATGGATTTTTCGTTCAGACATATCGTGACCGGTATATATAATTTGTTTTACTAA
- the nusG gene encoding transcription termination/antitermination protein NusG, with translation MAEMKKRWYVLRTIGGKEKKVKEYIENEIASLGLQDYVSQVLVPAEKVYQVRNGKKYSSERNLYPGYVLIEAALVGEIPHILRDITNVIGFLGETKGGDPVPMRQAEVNRILGTVDELAEQPEEISIPYFVGESVKVTDGPFNGFTGVIEEVNTDKKRLKVIVKIFGRKTPLELSFMQVEKE, from the coding sequence ATGGCTGAAATGAAAAAAAGATGGTATGTACTTCGGACCATTGGAGGAAAAGAGAAGAAGGTAAAGGAGTACATCGAGAACGAAATCGCCAGTTTAGGGCTTCAGGATTACGTTTCACAGGTTTTAGTACCTGCAGAGAAGGTGTATCAGGTGCGTAACGGGAAAAAGTATAGCAGTGAGCGAAATCTTTATCCGGGTTACGTGTTGATCGAGGCCGCACTCGTTGGAGAAATCCCTCACATACTTCGTGACATCACGAATGTGATCGGCTTCCTGGGGGAAACCAAAGGAGGAGACCCTGTACCGATGCGACAAGCAGAGGTAAACCGGATCTTGGGTACAGTAGATGAACTTGCGGAACAACCAGAAGAAATAAGTATCCCTTATTTCGTTGGTGAGTCAGTTAAAGTGACTGACGGACCGTTTAATGGTTTTACCGGTGTGATAGAGGAGGTGAATACGGACAAGAAACGCTTGAAAGTAATTGTCAAGATTTTCGGACGGAAAACACCACTCGAATTAAGTTTCATGCAGGTAGAAAAAGAATAA